The Planctomycetaceae bacterium genome contains a region encoding:
- the neuC gene encoding UDP-N-acetylglucosamine 2-epimerase, producing the protein MRTIAAVTVARSDWGIYRPVLNHIQQDPDLQLNVIAAGAHLCADHGTTLDEITADGFDIVDNIDMLLLADTPAAVAKSMGLGTIGFAQAFHRCRPDILLVLGDRFEMHAAALAAVPFQIPIAHIHGGEVTHGAIDDAFRHAITKYSHLHFPSTSEHARRIEQLGEEPWRITISGAPALDNLRMMPLLDRAELERRVGLSLQQPPLMLTFHPVTLQFEQTEQQIGEVLAGLEVFAGPIVISRPNADPGNAVIVQMLEDFCRRRPETVLFQNLGTQAYFSLMNESLAMVGNSSSGIIEAASFGLPVVNIGLRQAGRPRSANIIDVDCNADAIRRAIRQATTSEFRRRCQSLPNIYGDGTASEKIVGRLKAEPLNERLMLKQFRDLPADLNSQRESQRRRVAA; encoded by the coding sequence ATGAGAACTATTGCCGCCGTCACTGTAGCTCGATCGGACTGGGGCATTTACCGTCCGGTGTTGAACCACATTCAGCAGGACCCTGATCTGCAGCTGAACGTGATCGCCGCGGGAGCGCACCTGTGCGCGGATCACGGAACGACCCTGGACGAAATCACGGCTGACGGTTTCGACATCGTCGACAACATCGACATGCTCCTGCTGGCGGATACTCCCGCCGCGGTGGCGAAGTCGATGGGTCTGGGGACGATCGGGTTTGCCCAGGCGTTTCACCGATGCCGGCCGGACATCCTGCTGGTGCTGGGTGATCGCTTCGAAATGCACGCGGCGGCGCTGGCGGCCGTGCCGTTTCAGATTCCGATCGCTCATATTCACGGCGGCGAAGTGACTCACGGTGCCATTGACGACGCCTTCCGACATGCGATCACCAAGTACAGTCATCTGCATTTTCCATCGACCAGCGAACACGCCCGTCGCATCGAACAGCTCGGCGAAGAACCGTGGCGGATCACAATCAGCGGTGCTCCCGCGCTGGATAACCTGCGAATGATGCCGCTGCTGGATCGAGCCGAACTGGAGCGTCGCGTCGGCCTGTCGCTGCAGCAACCGCCACTGATGCTGACGTTTCATCCGGTGACGCTGCAGTTCGAGCAAACCGAACAACAGATTGGCGAAGTGCTGGCGGGACTTGAGGTGTTTGCCGGCCCGATCGTGATTTCACGGCCAAATGCCGATCCCGGCAATGCCGTCATTGTGCAGATGCTGGAAGATTTTTGCCGCCGCCGTCCGGAAACCGTGCTGTTTCAGAATCTGGGGACGCAGGCGTACTTCAGCCTGATGAACGAGTCTCTGGCGATGGTCGGCAATTCTTCCAGTGGCATCATCGAAGCGGCGTCGTTCGGCCTGCCGGTGGTCAACATCGGCCTGCGTCAGGCGGGGCGTCCGCGTTCCGCCAACATCATCGACGTCGACTGCAACGCGGACGCCATTCGCCGCGCGATTCGACAGGCCACGACATCAGAATTTCGCCGGCGCTGCCAGAGTCTGCCGAACATCTACGGAGACGGGACCGCGTCTGAGAAGATCGTCGGTCGATTAAAAGCGGAGCCGCTGAATGAGCGGCTGATGCTGAAGCAGTTCCGTGACCTGCCGGCAGACCTGAATTCGCAGCGCGAATCGCAGCGTCGCCGAGTCGCCGCGTAA